One Synechococcales cyanobacterium T60_A2020_003 genomic window carries:
- a CDS encoding CAP domain-containing protein, whose protein sequence is MTVKTITRLTWMGTGVMGAIALSASGAIAQQVGGFIPPSPAQPLQNAAVSEPMVQPASVEQSTPSLLTDQGILTPLEQSIVDEMNLARQNPGFYAELLQERRQYYNGTTLEIPGQLRLLTQEGVAAVDEAIAVLQDLDPLPPLTFSPGMSRAAAEHAADLAPGRIGHVGSDGSLPSTRVSEYGTWGERMGENISYGSDTARDFVLELIIDDGVPSRGHRETLFEADYAYTGVGCDRHTVYRTVCVMTYAVTFQEGDASTTASSPSPSDSSTAAINQPPAASSTSQGKGSVPRYRLGR, encoded by the coding sequence ATGACGGTAAAAACAATAACTCGGCTGACTTGGATGGGTACGGGAGTCATGGGCGCGATCGCGCTCAGCGCTTCAGGGGCGATCGCTCAGCAAGTGGGTGGTTTCATACCACCATCCCCGGCGCAACCCCTCCAAAATGCGGCAGTTTCCGAACCGATGGTTCAGCCTGCCAGTGTCGAACAATCCACGCCGAGCCTGCTGACCGATCAGGGCATCCTTACGCCGCTAGAACAAAGTATTGTGGATGAAATGAACCTGGCTCGTCAGAATCCGGGCTTTTACGCCGAACTGCTCCAGGAGCGACGACAGTACTACAACGGTACGACGCTAGAAATTCCCGGTCAGCTCCGGTTATTAACCCAAGAAGGTGTGGCGGCAGTGGATGAAGCGATCGCCGTTTTGCAAGATCTCGATCCGTTGCCTCCCCTCACCTTTTCTCCGGGCATGTCCCGTGCTGCAGCCGAGCACGCTGCCGATTTAGCGCCTGGACGGATTGGGCATGTGGGTTCTGATGGCAGCCTGCCCTCCACCCGGGTCAGTGAGTACGGCACCTGGGGAGAGCGGATGGGCGAGAACATTAGCTACGGTAGCGACACCGCCCGCGATTTTGTGCTGGAACTGATTATTGATGATGGCGTGCCCAGTCGCGGCCATCGCGAAACCTTGTTTGAGGCCGACTATGCCTATACCGGAGTCGGGTGCGATCGCCATACCGTATACCGCACCGTATGCGTGATGACCTATGCCGTTACCTTCCAAGAAGGCGATGCATCAACTACGGCGAGTTCTCCTAGCCCGTCGGACTCCTCCACCGCTGCCATCAATCAACCTCCTGCCGCAAGCTCGACATCGCAAGGGAAGGGATCTGTGCCTCGCTATCGGCTAGGACGATAA
- a CDS encoding PD-(D/E)XK nuclease family protein, protein MHLRLSQSQLTLLDYCPRKFQHVHLDQLVLPMTPEQRSHLEWGNQFHLLMQQQSLGLPMPPADETLRPIHACVTMFRASVPHLFLSTPERTQDSEHRRMLTLQDYLLTVVYDALILEPERAEILDWKTYAKPQNPRGLEASWQTRLYLFVLAETSAYTLDQLAMTYWFIPPHLTDTPPPHITIRYSPAQHQATYHDISRLLAQLTQWLEGYQAGHPFPQVPSHSPHCSTCPFAIRCQRTPPDSERDRPSIPAVESIAEVAL, encoded by the coding sequence ATGCACCTGCGTTTATCCCAGTCTCAACTGACCCTGCTCGACTACTGCCCCCGAAAATTTCAGCACGTGCACCTCGATCAACTCGTGTTGCCCATGACGCCAGAGCAGCGATCGCACCTGGAATGGGGAAATCAGTTTCACCTGCTCATGCAGCAGCAGTCCTTGGGGCTACCCATGCCGCCCGCCGATGAGACGCTTCGACCCATTCATGCCTGTGTGACAATGTTTAGAGCGTCGGTTCCCCACCTGTTTCTATCGACGCCAGAGCGCACCCAGGACAGTGAGCATCGTCGGATGCTGACCCTACAGGATTACCTGCTCACCGTCGTTTACGATGCGCTGATTCTGGAGCCGGAGCGCGCCGAAATTCTAGACTGGAAAACCTATGCCAAGCCTCAGAACCCCCGTGGGTTAGAAGCCAGTTGGCAAACTCGTCTCTATCTCTTTGTGTTGGCAGAAACCAGTGCGTACACTCTGGATCAACTTGCCATGACCTACTGGTTCATTCCGCCCCACCTGACCGATACGCCGCCGCCCCACATCACCATCCGCTACAGCCCTGCTCAGCATCAGGCCACCTATCACGACATATCCCGGTTATTGGCGCAGTTAACTCAGTGGTTAGAGGGCTACCAAGCAGGGCATCCCTTTCCCCAGGTTCCCAGCCATTCTCCCCATTGTTCAACGTGTCCGTTTGCGATTCGATGCCAGCGAACTCCCCCAGATTCGGAGCGCGATCGCCCTTCTATTCCAGCGGTCGAATCAATTGCCGAAGTCGCATTGTAG
- a CDS encoding DUF2862 domain-containing protein, translated as MEVGQKVRVCRLRDRTSKTVVDCVGKVGTIQDYKMVDGSGVGVVVEFDDKFSTWFFEDELQAV; from the coding sequence ATGGAAGTAGGGCAAAAAGTACGCGTGTGTCGTCTCAGAGACCGCACCTCCAAGACCGTTGTGGATTGTGTCGGCAAAGTTGGAACCATCCAAGATTACAAAATGGTCGATGGCAGCGGTGTCGGAGTGGTGGTGGAATTTGACGATAAGTTTTCTACTTGGTTTTTCGAAGACGAGCTGCAAGCCGTATAG
- a CDS encoding ArsA family ATPase, with the protein MSLILTFLGKGGTGCTTLAIATAKSLSQRGQRVLLVGQDPTPAFGMAIGASLSPDPQEIEQNLKVVQLSSAILLERSWEELKQQEAKYIRTPFFKAVYGQELGVLPGMDSALALNALREYDASGIYDVIVYDGASDLSTLRMLGMPEILSWYIRRFRKVFSESDFAKALSPFIQPVASAVLNVEWSGSSIFDQPATNQVNNILDQGRVAVADPSRVGAFLVTTSTPEAIATAKYFWGSAQQVGLTVGGVLHNQGTDSAAIAPQFAPLPLTAIPTRAEDWQPLVDAIPDPQVMLQAPRPITINSAERKVSLFLPTFDKREIKLTQYGPEVTIDAGNQRRNVILPPELQGQSVSGAKFQDGYLIISF; encoded by the coding sequence ATGTCCCTGATTCTGACATTTTTAGGTAAGGGTGGCACAGGTTGCACGACGTTGGCGATCGCGACTGCTAAATCGCTCTCCCAGCGTGGTCAACGGGTACTCTTAGTTGGGCAGGATCCGACCCCAGCCTTTGGTATGGCGATCGGAGCGTCTCTATCTCCCGACCCTCAAGAGATCGAGCAGAATCTCAAGGTCGTTCAATTGTCCTCTGCGATATTGCTAGAACGAAGCTGGGAAGAGCTCAAACAGCAGGAAGCCAAATACATAAGAACTCCTTTTTTTAAGGCAGTGTACGGCCAGGAACTGGGGGTGTTGCCCGGTATGGACAGTGCGTTGGCGCTGAATGCGCTGCGGGAGTACGATGCTAGCGGCATCTATGATGTCATCGTTTATGATGGCGCCAGCGATCTCTCAACCCTGCGAATGTTAGGGATGCCGGAGATTCTAAGTTGGTATATCCGACGCTTCCGCAAAGTGTTTTCGGAGTCGGATTTTGCCAAGGCTCTATCGCCCTTTATCCAGCCCGTTGCTAGTGCCGTGCTTAATGTGGAGTGGAGCGGCAGTAGTATTTTCGACCAGCCTGCAACCAACCAAGTCAACAACATTCTCGATCAGGGACGGGTCGCCGTTGCCGATCCGAGTCGGGTAGGGGCATTTCTGGTCACCACCAGTACGCCAGAAGCGATCGCAACGGCCAAATATTTTTGGGGCAGCGCTCAGCAGGTGGGGCTTACGGTTGGTGGCGTATTGCACAACCAAGGCACCGACTCAGCGGCGATCGCCCCTCAGTTTGCCCCGTTGCCGCTCACCGCTATCCCGACTCGTGCAGAGGATTGGCAACCGCTGGTAGATGCTATCCCCGATCCTCAAGTGATGCTGCAAGCACCTCGACCGATTACCATCAACAGCGCCGAACGTAAGGTCAGTCTTTTCCTGCCGACCTTTGATAAGCGGGAAATTAAGTTGACGCAGTATGGGCCAGAGGTCACCATCGACGCGGGCAACCAACGCCGCAATGTGATACTGCCCCCTGAACTCCAAGGTCAATCGGTCAGTGGCGCAAAGTTTCAGGATGGATACTTGATCATTTCGTTCTAA
- the chlG gene encoding chlorophyll synthase ChlG yields the protein MSNSTPSDPAQNPVPTEIADTDVGDTGSKARQLLGMKGAASGETSIWKIRLQLMKPITWIPLIWGVVCGAASSGGYVWSVEHFLIAAACMLMSGPMLTGYTQTINDYYDRDIDAINEPYRPIPSGAISIPQVRVQIWVLLLGGIAIAFGLDRWAGHEFPTITALAIGGSFLSYLYSAPPLKLKQNGWLGNYALGASYIALPWWAGHALFGELNLTIVLLTLFYSFAGLGIAVVNDFKSVEGDRQLGLKSLPVMFGVMAAAWICVLMIDIFQSGVAAYLIGIHQNLYAVFLVLLIIPQITFQDMYFLRNPLENDVKYQASAQPFLVLGMLVTALALGHAGV from the coding sequence ATGTCAAATTCAACGCCTTCTGATCCCGCTCAGAATCCAGTTCCTACCGAGATAGCCGACACCGATGTAGGCGATACAGGAAGCAAAGCTCGCCAGCTCTTAGGAATGAAAGGCGCAGCCTCTGGTGAAACGTCGATTTGGAAAATTCGGCTTCAGCTTATGAAGCCTATTACCTGGATTCCCCTGATTTGGGGGGTGGTCTGTGGGGCAGCGTCATCGGGTGGCTACGTTTGGTCAGTGGAGCATTTTCTAATTGCGGCGGCCTGTATGTTGATGTCTGGGCCGATGCTCACGGGATACACCCAAACCATCAATGACTACTACGATCGCGACATTGACGCAATTAACGAACCCTATCGCCCTATTCCCTCTGGTGCGATTTCCATTCCCCAAGTTCGTGTTCAGATTTGGGTGCTACTGCTGGGCGGGATTGCAATCGCCTTCGGTCTTGATCGCTGGGCTGGCCATGAATTTCCCACAATTACGGCCTTGGCGATCGGTGGATCATTTCTGTCCTATCTTTACTCCGCACCCCCGCTCAAGCTGAAACAGAATGGCTGGCTGGGTAACTATGCGTTGGGGGCAAGCTACATTGCGCTGCCCTGGTGGGCTGGGCATGCCTTATTTGGCGAACTCAACCTGACGATTGTATTGCTGACCCTGTTTTATAGCTTTGCGGGTCTTGGTATTGCGGTCGTGAATGATTTCAAGAGCGTTGAGGGCGATCGCCAGTTGGGGTTAAAGTCGCTCCCCGTGATGTTTGGCGTGATGGCGGCGGCCTGGATCTGTGTTTTGATGATTGACATTTTCCAGTCGGGCGTTGCCGCTTACCTGATCGGCATTCACCAAAACCTGTATGCCGTTTTCTTGGTTCTCCTGATCATTCCGCAAATCACCTTCCAAGACATGTATTTCCTGCGCAATCCGCTGGAGAATGATGTGAAGTATCAAGCTAGTGCCCAGCCGTTTTTAGTATTGGGCATGCTGGTGACGGCCTTAGCCCTTGGACATGCTGGTGTGTAG